One bacterium genomic window carries:
- a CDS encoding GTP-binding protein, translated as MAKEKFVRTKPHVNVGTIGHVDHGKTTLTAAILLCLSKTGKAEAKRVDEIDNAPEEKERGLTIAIAHLEYETEKRHYAHIDCPGHADYVKNMITGAAQMDGAVLVVSAADGP; from the coding sequence ATGGCCAAGGAGAAGTTTGTACGAACTAAGCCACATGTGAATGTGGGCACAATTGGACATGTAGACCACGGGAAGACGACACTCACTGCGGCGATTCTTCTCTGTTTGTCGAAGACAGGGAAGGCAGAAGCCAAGAGGGTAGATGAGATTGACAATGCCCCTGAGGAGAAGGAGAGGGGATTAACCATTGCCATAGCTCATCTGGAATATGAGACAGAGAAGAGGCACTATGCGCACATAGATTGTCCCGGGCATGCGGACTATGTGAAGAATATGATTACTGGGGCAGCACAAATGGACGGGGCAGTTTTGGTAGTTAGTGCAGCAGATGGGCCG